A window from Triticum aestivum cultivar Chinese Spring chromosome 6D, IWGSC CS RefSeq v2.1, whole genome shotgun sequence encodes these proteins:
- the LOC123144963 gene encoding embryogenesis-associated protein EMB8: MAALQTPSPFAGTARRFAPRLRYLLLPTTMSLSSSIVSSRSRDGDGEQPLLPHSSLEIAGARRGLLAGFDSLRRPYRAFPVFASNRHVETIFAAFTRSLPTVAFRRECLRTPDDGAVALDWVSGDDRALPGDAPVLILLPGLTGGSQDTYVRHMLLRARSKGWRVVVFNSRGCANSPVTTAKFYSASFTGDLRQVVDHVLTRYPQSNIYAAGWSLGANILVRYLGEETDKCSLSGAVSMCNPFNLVIADEDFHKGFNNIYDRALANSLRAIFKKHALLFEGLDGEYDIPKAANAKTVRDFDEGLTRVSFGFRSVDDYYSNSSSSDSIKNVSIPLLCIQADNDPIAPSRGIPREDIKANPNCLLIVTPEGGHLGWVAGDEAPFGCPWTDPIVMEFLEHVHNETGSTSKNSVANEPQGVPKTSVPHLSEHV, encoded by the exons ATGGCCGCACTACAAACGCCATCCCCATTCGCCGGCACCGCCCGCCGCTTCGCCCCTCGCCTCCGCTACCTACTCCTACCAACCACCATGTCGCTCTCCTCCTCCATCGTTTCCTCTCGAAGCCGCGACGGCGACGGGGAGCAGCCTCTCCTCCCGCACTCGAGCCTCGAGATCGCCGGCGCGcggcgcggcctcctcgccggcttCGACAGCCTCCGCCGCCCGTACCGCGCCTTCCCCGTCTTCGCGTCCAACCGCCACGTCGAGACCATCTTCGCGGCCTTCACGCGCTCGCTCCCCACCGTGGCATTCCGGCGCGAATGCCTACGCACCCCTGACGACGGAGCCGTCGCCCTCGACTGGGTCTCCGGCGACGACCGGGCGTTGCCGGGAGACGCGCCTGTGCTAATCCTTCTG CCTGGTCTGACAGGTGGGAGTCAGGATACATATGTACGACATATGCTTTTGAGAGCTAGAAGCAAAGGATGGCGTGTTGTGGTATTCAATAGCCGTGGATGTGCAAATAGTCCTGTGACCACAGCGAAG TTCTATTCTGCTTCATTTACTGGAGATCTCCGTCAAGTAGTCGATCATGTTTTAACCCGTTATCCTCAATCTAATATCTATGCTGCTGGCTGGTCTCTTGGAGCAAATATTCTTGTGCGCTACCTTGGCGAG GAGACTGATAAATGCTCCCTTTCTGGAGCAGTGTCCATGTGCAATCCGTTTAATTTGGTCATAGCAGATGAAGATTTCCACAAAGGGTTCAACAACATCTATGATAGAGCACTTGCTAACTCTCTGAGGGCTATATTTAAGAA GCATGCACTTCTTTTTGAAGGATTGGATGGTGAATATGACATACCAAAGGCAGCCAATGCAAAAACTGTTAGAGATTTTGATGAAGGCCTAACCCGAG TTTCATTTGGTTTCAGGTCAGTAGATGATTACTACAGCAACTCAAGCAGCTCAGATTCTATCAAGAATGTTTCCATACCCTTATTGTGCATACAG GCGGATAATGATCCAATTGCACCATCCAGGGGAATTCCCAGAGAAGATATCAAG GCAAATCCGAACTGCCTACTGATAGTAACACCAGAGGGTGGTCATCTTGGATGGGTAGCAGGCGATGAAGCTCCATTTGGATGTCCTTGGACTGACCCTATTGTTATGGAGTTTCTAGAACATGTTCACAATGAAACGGGCTCAACCAGCAAGAATAGCGTGGCCAATGAGCCGCAGGGTGTTCCAAAGACATCAGTACCACACTTGTCCGAACATGTGTAG